The Hevea brasiliensis isolate MT/VB/25A 57/8 chromosome 1, ASM3005281v1, whole genome shotgun sequence genome has a window encoding:
- the LOC110658355 gene encoding proline-rich receptor-like protein kinase PERK3 isoform X4, translating to MAPDSCCCGLWNRRKDANRHPTAENIEENATPIEAAVSTEKGVRTFSFEELAIATDYFSINNRIGTGTFGEVFKGKLENETVAIKKLRSQNKKEEEEFARSQFKKEAEILSGIDPHKNIVKVLGYCSHDANRLLVYEFLPNNSLLSHLHGNEKPTLNWSNRWNIALGIAEGLAHLHDQCKPKVSHRDIKSANILLDDKFVPKIADFGIAKEFLISDSHTYSEPRASYFYEPPEYYKVGPERRKLTAKSDVFSFGVVLLELITGKFAHLGNNVYLVNWLVYINLQNHVLK from the exons ATGGCGCCTGACTCTTGCTGCTGTGGGTTGTGGAATAGGAGGAAAGACGCTAATCGCCACCCCACTGCAG agAACATAGAAGAAAATGCTACTCCAATTGAGGCAGCTGTCAGCACAGAAAAAG GTGTTCGGACGTTTTCTTTTGAAGAACTAGCAATTGCCACTGATTATTTCTCCATCAACAATCGCATTGGCACTGGTACTTTTGGTGAAGTTTTCAAAGGAAAACTTGAGAATGAAACCGTTGCGATTAAGAAGCTTAGATCTCAGAATAAAAAGGAGGAAGAGGAATTTGCAAGAAGTCAATTTAAGAAGGAGGCTGAAATCCTCAGTGGCATCGATCCTCACAAAAATATTGTCAAGGTGCTAGGATATTGCAGTCATGATGCCAATAGATTGCTTGTTTATGAGTTTCTTCCCAACAACTCATTGCTTTCTCATTTGCATG GAAATGAAAAGCCGACACTTAATTGGTCAAACAGATGGAATATTGCTTTAGGCATTGCAGAAGGATTAGCACATTTACATGACCAAT GTAAGCCCAAAGTTAGCCATCGGGATATTAAGAGTGCTAATATTCTTCTTGATGATAAATTTGTACCAAAG ATTGCAGATTTTGGAATTGCCAAAGAATTTTTGATTTCTGATTCTCACACTTATTCTGAGCCAAGGGCATCTTATTT TTATGAACCTCCTGAGTATTACAAAGTTGGTCCAGAAAGAAGGAAGCTAACTGCCAAGTCTGATGTCTTTTCCTTTGGTGTTGTTCTTTTGGAATTAATTACTGGGAAATTTGCCCATCTTGGAAACAATGTTTACTTAGTTAATTGG